In Cicer arietinum cultivar CDC Frontier isolate Library 1 chromosome 7, Cicar.CDCFrontier_v2.0, whole genome shotgun sequence, a single window of DNA contains:
- the LOC101496804 gene encoding uncharacterized protein At1g15400, producing the protein MAELQKSVTSSRRQGSSGLVWDDKFLASLRDQNQGEEERTVGSSATLERSRSAGARPYRTVNVAPSSRDPPSPKVATCGFCGLFGKPVPASTHKSNNPKSRKKRSRSYLIEVSNWKGCARMRAYLSMLVHYNLLTNHDRHRCWG; encoded by the exons ATGGCTGAATTGCAAAAGTCAGTAACATCATCCAGGAGACAAGGGTCGTCAGGATTGGTTTGGGATGACAAATTCCTTGCTAGCTTAAGGGATCAAAATCAAGGTGAAGAAGAGAGAACCGTTGGATCAAGTGCCACGCTGGAGAGAAGTAGATCAGCTGGAGCAAGACCATATCGGACGGTTAACGTTGCACCATCATCAAGGGACCCACCTTCTCCTAAGGTAGCAACCTGTGGTTTTTGTGGTTTGTTTGGAAAACCAGTTCCTGCTTCAACCCATAAATCAAATAATCCAAAGTCAAGAAAAaaaag GTCCCGATCCTATCTTATTGAGGTCTCAAATTGGAAGGGTTGTGCTCGAATGAGAGCTTATCTTTCGATGTTAGTCCATTATAATCTACTTACTAATCATGACCGTCATAggtgttggggttga
- the LOC101496467 gene encoding uncharacterized protein has translation MGLHCYSNNWSSLKTFVYIYYTLLNDLLVQSGSTTNYSTSLVVVIPLGNQDKQHMKGFMYIYKGGIGHQRKKDLEHGVEKEKKSSSRSWLQRIRYPTRSYNLEKNGCHNINHHKDLDIEGFVDARNSTSCLELESRGGYVEGRKSVSCIEASSSPATITTTRSRGIIVEEGRKSVSYVETKLANQQKEGKFVEARKSVSQIETLSSVIENLQVKVLVSDMPSFMQVHAFRCARRTYENLEKFSSKHIAHNIKKEFDKAYGPVWHCIVGPNFGSFVTHSTGCFLYFSMENLYILLFKTKVNKALG, from the exons ATGGGTCTTCACTGTTACTCTAATAATTGGTCTTCACTCAAaacatttgtatatatttattatacacTTCTCAATGACTTATTAGTCCAAAGTGGATCTACTACTAATTATTCAACAAGTCTTGTAGTAGTAATTCCTTTGGGTAACCAAGACAAGCAACACATGAAAGGGTTCATGTATATTTACAAAGGTGGCATAGGACACCAAAGAAAGAAAGATTTAGAACATGGTgttgagaaagaaaagaaatcaaGTTCACGAAGTTGGTTACAAAGGATAAGATATCCAACTAGAAGTTACAATCTTGAAAAAAATGGTTGTCACAACATTAATCATCACAAAGATTTGGATATTGAAGGATTTGTTGATGCAAGGAATTCAACATCATGTTTAGAATTAGAATCAAGAGGAGGGTATGTGGAGGGAAGAAAATCAGTGTCTTGCATAGAAGCATCATCATCACCagcaacaataacaacaacaagatcaagAGGAATCATAGTTGAAGAGGGAAGAAAATCAGTGTCTTATGTTGAAACAAAGTTAgcaaatcaacaaaaagaagGTAAATTTGTTGAGGCAAGAAAATCAGTATCACAAATTGAAACATTATCCTCTGTAATTGAAAATCTTCAAGTTAAGGTTTTGGTCTCAGATATGCCAAGTTTCATGCAAGTGCATGCTTTTCGTTGTGCAAGAAGGACATATGAGAATCTTGAAAAGTTTAGCTCCAAACACATTGCTCATAACATAAAGAAG GAGTTTGATAAAGCATATGGTCCGGTATGGCATTGCATTGTAGGCCCAAATTTTGGTTCTTTCGTTACACATTCGACGGggtgttttctttatttttcaatgGAAAATTTATACATTTTACTGTTCAAGACCAAAGTTAATAAGGCGTTGGGTTAA